In Lytechinus pictus isolate F3 Inbred chromosome 13, Lp3.0, whole genome shotgun sequence, the DNA window TTTCATGCCTGTGCATTAGACTGTAACTATGGCAATGCTTACCTTGATCGCTTGCATCGTCCACCAGGATGATCTCTGCAAGAAGATCATGGGGTGACCGGTTGATGATACTATGAACGTTACGCAGCAAGGTGCTCCTCGCTTCATTGTGGTATACCAAAATGACACTTGTGGTAGGAAGATTCTTAGGATACACTTTGTTGGCACAACTGCatcaacaaaacaaacaatggaCAAGATACTGTATATGGTAttgaaataatgacaaaaatagTATAGTATgaatactaaaaattgatgatggtgatgggtatatttctaaaataatgacagagcaaaatatatatgtaacacatttaaaaaaaaaattataaacagaATATCATGGTGAATGAAgggaaataaaattatttataaaactgAAATTGTACAACTtcacaagaaaacaatatttgtaattttattggggggggggtatcattacatgtacatggataacgacaaaataatacatgtacattatatggcttcctatttttgtttgatcttaaaaaggaatgaaacccttggaacaagtaggcttgtgtcgaaacagaaaaatcaaagaataagaacaaagaaagtttgagaaaaatcggacaaataatgagaaagttatgagcatttaaatattgcaattactaatgctatggagatcctcccattggcaatgcgacaaggatgtgtgatgtcacatgtgaacaactttccctttgatggactataaaataccctcaaaatgtctctttttgctttttcttatggtgatacaaacttttTTATCCATGacgtattctttaaaaatctgtattacatgccctcctatagaaagaacacatgatctactgatagatgtgataaaagaggcagtttaagtttAAATATATActatggggagagttgttcacaagtgacatcacacatctttgtcgcattgccaatttgaggacttccatagcattagtgatcacaatattcaaatgctcataactttttcattatttgtctgatttttctcaaactttcgttgatctgttaatttgatttatctgttttcacacaagctatcttgttccaaaggtttcattctcctttaaaatacACTACGTTATCAAAAAAAGGAAGAACTGTATAACAACATAGGCCTACTGTAGATGTATACCCTGTTAAAATTGCAAAcctattcatcaaaatatttggaaattTCAATTTCTGCTTTAATAGCATCTTTCTTAAAAAGCAAATTTTGTTGCTATGGGACCTTCAATGGAAGGAAACGAATAGTGTATGCATCTCGGTCAGGTAATTTGTCTAGCCAGCTAGACCCGGCATTCAATACACACCAATAATGGTGGCCTCACAAATTGGTGATGAATTACTGTGCATCAAGGCATACACCTAACAGCAAGGGGGGATGGGGATGTTCACATATTGGTGATGGTTTTATGAACATTGGCCTAAAATCTAGTATGAACTATATAGGCTAAAAATGCATAAAAGAATCTTTGGGACTGCACTGTACATAAATGCCTTTgaactgaaaatgaataaatgaatgaatttctacatgtatttctctttttttgtcattCAGTTGGTCGGATACAGAGCAATGCTCTGTTTatacatatactgtatataaaggATTTAATAGATATTGTGCGTTTAAAGTATGATCTTGTAGTTCCTGTCCATCACTGACTTGTTTGCTTTGCAAGCCCTTCACTCATggaaagtggtctgaatatACACTGTACTGTACAGCCTACTAACCATCACATTAACATAAATatcaaaaagaagaaatacataaatacagaAACACATTTTCTTCTGGTGTAAATGATGTATTCTTACCCTCTAGGCCTAACATCAGGCAATGATCTATTGAGTGCTATTCTATCACTAGCCATCAAGTTGAATTCATTGATGTGCCATAGTCTCTCTGATTCTGCTTTCTTCTCTGGCTCTATAATAACAGGTTTGCCCATCTCACCAGGGCCATCTAAATTTACAGGCTTTGGTAtgtctgaaaaaaataacagattcaaaataaatttagaaCATGTTGAAGGATTTCCCATGtatcaaaaaattatatatgtacatgtacccttacaaatcatcatcatcatcataatcatcatcatcatcttcaccttcatcatcatcatcatcaccttcaccatcatcatcatcataatcatcatcatcatcttcaccatcatcataatcatcatcatcatcttcaccatcatcatcatcatcaccatcatcatcatcataatcatcaccatcatcttcaccatcatcataatcatcaccatcatcttcaccagcatcataatcaccaccatcatcatcatcataatcatcaccatcatcttcaccagcatcataatcatcatcatcatcatcaccatcaccatcatcat includes these proteins:
- the LOC129274229 gene encoding polypeptide N-acetylgalactosaminyltransferase 1-like encodes the protein MLPKRRQCKIIIATSLFWIFVDFVLLLYYTAPCVGPTCQKQASEDEGPIKRIIDRANKWMNELPEERKQMDIPKPVNLDGPGEMGKPVIIEPEKKAESERLWHINEFNLMASDRIALNRSLPDVRPRGCANKVYPKNLPTTSVILVYHNEARSTLLRNVHSIINRSPHDLLAEIILVDDASDQGKHCHSYSLMHRYW